A portion of the Echeneis naucrates chromosome 5, fEcheNa1.1, whole genome shotgun sequence genome contains these proteins:
- the per3 gene encoding period circadian protein homolog 3 isoform X3, with amino-acid sequence MCDQSAEMPTGDSSPDGEEPALPSAARGEGEEGVTSGQQDETVQSEDLRREESGASAEVPQEDEEMTSGSHDLSSSANHSPGSASGSTSVSTKSSEHADSGRGQAHRELMITVAEMKKRLPSDKRSRSKASTVEALHYALNCVKQVQANSEYYKLLMRNGQDERKNATVCALEELERVTSKHTLKNTDSFVVVFSLSSGRVLYASEQAPSILCCKRKFLESAKFVELLFHQDVNVFYGHTAQPNLPPWSNSHTGVLFDCAQVKSFFCRIRGGKDREGEMRYNPFRITPYLLKVHQTGSSGEEEEPCCLALAERIISGYEAPRIPTDKRIFTTTHSPGCLFLEVDDRAVPLLGYLPQDLIGTSMLTCIHPEDRPLMLSMHRKVLKYAGQPPFEHSPVRLRCQNGDYITLDTSWSSFINPWSRKVAFIIGRHKVRTSPLNEDVFAARTKEDFPVTYEEIKDLQGKIYKLFLQPVHNNGSSGYGSLGSNGSHEHYISVASSSDSNGNLWEDSHRETQMTLQQICADVKKVKNWGKQAYLDSNHKGLGKPATAPLPPTTSNPEVRDHEESRKQTHIPSYQQINCVDNIIRYLESCTGPALKRKSESHSLATSSSSSSTSEDDKPAAATDVAQTSADVVVVDSEVSVGPSTAAVVGAPLTDITMSTKAMSVVSVTSQCSYSSTIVHVPQPESEATALEDAPMGSEPTDAAPTPVRPAPSPATEERRFVGLTKEVLSAHTQKEEQEYVDRFRHRIMQSPYNLYLQLDNSSMAHSHHPADYLRPLSAGGWNRSRRGKPRHKRPKPQGSSDSYASPPGPPRHVPDSSWPSSESSQPQMGLPYNQPSPLHAPFFTMMASQPGSEQPTRPPEATPVVMQPPEQTQPSYNFSVMQSAQSLPGMQPVQMESVQFLQNIQNFNTMQPLATAHTINPFVAPVMAVILPNYQNLAPGYPSIYPQSVLSMMPQAPITMTGFTPSSAPFLQPQSQTHPGPQTMTYPGPLLCSPRPCSSVGEEEEAAEPRPLFSSSRSSSPLQLNLLQEELPKPSEGHGSTGHNLTESLHEKHPNEGDAPSESGNHDAQSTSSELLDLLLQEDARSGTGSNASGSGSGESGGSLESGSGSGSNGTSTSHTGSSNSSKYFASNDSSDTSHKARKSQDAPADHQHSFESQVENSLWSMIQHTPECVMMTYQIHTRDQNEVLAEDREKLRVLQPLQPWFTQEQREELAEVHPWIQQHTIPQEIDTQGCVTCCSGAGAAHSPHPIAPDSSSPLESLQQEPTEPLLDT; translated from the exons ATGTGTGACCAAAGTGCGGAGATGCCTACGGGTGACAGCAGTCCGGACGGGGAGGAGCCTGCATTACCCTCAGCTGCAAGAGGTGAAGGGGAGGAAGGTGTGACATCCGGGCAGCAGGATGAAACGGTGCAGTCTGAGGACCTAAGGCGGGAGGAGAGTGGAGCGTCGGCAGAGGTGCCccaggaagatgaagagatgaCAAGCGGTTCACATGATCTCTCTtcctcagccaatcacagccctgGGAGCGCCAGCGGATCCACCTCAGTATCAACCAAGAG TAGTGAGCATGCTGATAGTGGCAGAGGGCAGGCCCACAGAGAACTGATGATCACTGTTGCTGAGATGAAGAAGAGGCTTCCGTCAGACAAACGCAGTCGCAGCAAAGCCAGCACTGTGGAGGCCTTACATTATGCACTGAACTGTGTCAAACAAGTTCAAG CCAATAGCGAATACTACAAACTGCTGATGAGAAACGGCCAGGATGAGAGGAAAAATGCCACTGTTTGTGCCCTGGAAGAGTTGGAAAGAGTCACCTCTAAACACACCCTTAAAAACACG GACTCCTTCGTGGTGGTTTTCTCTTTGTCGAGCGGTCGTGTACTCTACGCATCAGAGCAGGCTCCCAGCATCCTGTGCTGCAAGAGGAAGTTCCTGGAGTCGGCTAAGTTTGTGGAGCTTCTCTTCCACCAAGACGTCAATGTCTTCTACGGACACACGGCTCAGCCGAACCTCCCACCCTGGAGTAACTCTCACACAG GAGTTCTGTTTGACTGTGCCCAGGTCAAGTCGTTCTTCTGCAGAATCAG GGGGGGGAAGGACCGTGAGGGTGAGATGCGCTACAACCCCTTCAGAATAACCCCTTACCTGCTGAAGGTGCACCAGACAGGAAGCagtggggaggaggaagagccgTGCTGCCTGGCACTGGCTGAACGCATCATATCAGGATATGAAG CACCTCGGATCCCCACGGATAAGCGCATCTTCACCACCACACACTCTCCTGGCTGTTTATTTCTGGAAGTGGATGACAG GGCTGTGCCTTTGCTAGGATATCTTCCCCAGGATCTGATTGGTACATCAATGCTGACTTGTATCCACCCAGAGGACCGGCCCCTCATGTTGTCTATGCACCGGAAAG TGTTGAAATATGCAGGCCAGCCTCCATTTGAGCACTCTCCAGTGCGTCTGCGCTGTCAGAATGGAGATTACATCACCTTGGACACCAGCTGGTCCAGCTTCATCAACCCATGGAGCCGCAAGGTGGCCTTTATCATTGGACGGCATAAAGTCAGGAC GAGTCCACTGAATGAGGATGTGTTCGCTGCTCGGACTAAAGAGGATTTTCCTGTCACGTATGAGGAAATCAAAGATCTGCAAGGAAAGATCTATAAGCTTTTCCTGCAG CCGGTCCACAACAATGGCTCCAGTGGTTATGGCAGCTTGGGAAGTAATGGATCTCATGAGCATTACATCAGCGTAGCCTCTTCAAGTGACAGCAATGGCAACCTATGGGAGGACTCACACCGGGAAACG CAGATGACTTTGCAGCAGATCTGTGCTGATGTGAAGAAAGTGAAGAATTGGGGGAAACAGGCTTATCTGGATTCCAACCACAAAGGTTTAGGGAAACCTGCAACAG CACCTCTGCCTCCCACAACCTCCAACCCTGAAGTTAGAGATCACGAAGAAAGCaggaagcaaacacacattcccTCCTATCAGCAAATCAACTGCGTGGACAACATTATTAG ATATTTGGAGAGCTGCACCGGTCCTGCCCTGAAGCGTAAGAGTGAATCTCATTCACTGgccacctcttcttcctcatcctctacCTCAGAAGACGACAAGCCAGCTGCAGCAACTGACGTGGCTCAAACCAGTGCGGATG tggtggtggtggacaGTGAGGTGTCAGTGGGCCCTTCAACAGCAGCCGTAGTTGGGGCACCTCTGACAGATATCACAATGTCGACAAAGGCTATGAGTGTAGTTTCAGTCACCAGCCAGTGTTCATACAGCAGCACCATTGTACATGTGCCACAGCCTGAATCAG AAGCCACAGCACTGGAAGATGCACCAATGGGCAGTGAGCCTACAGATGCTGCTCCCACCCCTGTCCGTCCAGCCCCAAGTCCTGCCACAGAGGAGCGAAGGTTTGTAGGTCTGACCAAAGAGGTGCTGTCTGCCCACACCcagaaagaggagcaggagtATGTGGACCGCTTCCGCCACCGCATTATGCAGAGCCCCTACAACTTGTACCTGCAACTGGACAACAGCTCAATGGCTCACTCCCACCATCCAG CCGACTACCTACGTCCATTGAGTGCTGGTGGTTGGAACCGCTCTCGGAGAGGAAAGCCCAGGCATAAACGCCCCAAACCCCAAGGTTCCTCAGACAGCTATGcctccccacctggtcctcctcGTCATGTCCCTGACTCTTCCTGGCCTTCTTCAGAGTCCTCACAGCCCCAGATGGGGCTACCCTACAACCAACCATCCCCACTCCATGCTCCATTCTTCACAATGATGGCAAGTCAGCCTGGTTCTGAGCAACCGACCAGACCACCTGAAGCAACACCTGTCGTGATGCAGCCTCCAGAACAAACCCAGCCCAGCTACAACTTCAGCGTCATGCAGTCCGCTCAAAGTTTACCAGGCATGCAGCCAGTCCAGATGGAGTCTGTTCAGTTTCTGCAGAATATCCAGAACTTTAACACCATGCAGCCCCTGGCTACAGCCCACACTATCAACCCTTTTGTAGCACCAGTCATGGCTGTTATCCTGCCAAACTACCAGAATTTAGCCCCAGGTTACCCATCCATTTACCCACAATCTGTTCTCTCCATGATGCCCCAGGCACCTATCACCATGACAGGCTTTACCCCCAGCAGTGCCCCCTTCCTGCAGCCACAGTCTCAAACCCATCCTGGCCCCCAGACAATGACCTACCCAGgccctctgctctgctcaccCCGACCCTGCTCCTCTGtcggggaggaagaggaggcagctgAGCCTCGACCTTTGTTCTCAAGCTCTCGCTCTAGTTCTCCACTGCAGCTAAAtttgctgcaggaggagctACCCAAGCCGAGCGAAGGGCATGGCAGCACCGGGCACAACCTCACAGAGAGCCTCCATGAAAAACATCCCAACGAG GGTGATGCCCCAAGTGAGTCTGGGAACCATGATGCGCAATCCACATCCAGTGAGTTGCTTGACCTGCTCCTACAGGAGGATGCCAGGTCAGGGACTGGCTCCAATGCCTCAGGGTCTGGATCTGGGGAGTCTGGAGGCTCACTTGAATCTGGATCTGGCTCTGGTTCCAATGGAACCTCTACCTCTCACACTG gcagcagcaacagcagcaaataCTTTGCCAGTAATGATTCATCAGACACATCGCACAAAGCCCGCAAGAGCCAGGATGCACCAGCAGATCATCAACACAGCTTTGAGAGTCAGGTGGAGAACTCGTTGTGGAGCATGATCCAGCACACACCTGAGTGTGTTATGATGACGTACCAGATTCACACCAG GGACCAGAATGAGGTGTTGGCAGAAGACAGGGAGAAGCTTCGGGTGCTTCAGCCCCTCCAGCCTTGGTTCACccaggagcagagagaggagctggctgaggTCCATCCCTGGATCCAGCAGCATACCATCCCACAGGAGATAGACACACAG GGTTGTGTAACCTGCTGCTCAGGAGCAGGGGCTGCCCATTCCCCTCACCCAATTGCCCCAGATAGCTCTTCCCCTCTGGAAAGCCTTCAACAGGAGCCCACTGAACCTTTGTTGGACACTTGA